The genomic region GGTTCAGTAGAAGCCAGCTCGATTTTCCTAGCTGCTCCTACCTTTGGTCTGTTGCAATATTCCATGTCATGTGGACGCTGGAAAACTCCACTGTACGCTCGTGAGAGTAACCAAGTGAAAAAGGTTAGTCATATCTTAGCATTATACGAAAATGGTTTGACCTCGCTGGTCCCCCAAAAAGAGTCTCAGACAACTCCCCAGGGTGtcctggaccacactttgagaaccacttaaAACCTGTGCACTCCAGGACATGAGATgtgggagatggggagaggggtgCGTGAAGAGGGGGCAGAGAGAGACTTGAAGAGACAGCCATTTACAGAGGCAGGTAAAGATGGAAGAGCAAGAGGCACAGATAGAGGGACCCAGAATGGGTCCAGCCACGCTTTACTTACTAACAGAGTAGAGACTCACCACTTGccatctctccttctctccctgtaGGTCTATTCTCCAGTGACCCCAGTACCCACCATGGCCCCCCTCAACTCCTACATGACCCTGAACCCGCTGAGCTCTCCCTACCCCCCAGGGGGGCTGCCTGCCTCTCCGCTGCCCACTGGACCCCTGGCGCCCCCAGCCCCCACAGCGCCCCTGGGGCCCACCTTCCCAGGGCTGGGTGCCAGCACTGGTGGAGGCAGCAGCTCAGGGTACGGGGGCCCGGGCCCGGGGCTGGTCCACGGGAAGGAGATGCCGAAAGGGTACCGGCGGCCCCTGGCCCACGCCAAGCCGCCCTACTCCTACATCTCGCTCATCACCATGGCCATCCAGCAGGCGCCGGGCAAGATGCTTACCCTGAGCGAGATCTACCAGTGGATCATGGACCTCTTCCCGTACTATCGCGAGAACCAGCAGCGCTGGCAGAACTCCATCCGCCACTCGCTGTCTTTCAACGACTGCTTCGTCAAGGTGGCGCGCTCCCCGGACAAGCCGGGCAAGGGTTCCTACTGGGCTCTGCACCCCAGCTCAGGTAACATGTTTGAGAACGGCTGCTACCTACGCCGCCAGAAGCGCTTCAAGCTGGAGGAGAAGGTGAAGAAAGGGGGCGGCGGGAGCTCGGCCTCCAGGAACAGTGCGGGGTCGGCCTCCACGGCCACCGCCCCTGCCGCCACTGTGGCCTCcacgccgcagccgcagcccccgccCCCTGAGCCGGAGGCCCAGGGTGGGGACGAGGTGGGGGCTCTGGACTGTGGCTCACCCGCTGCTCCCTCCACACCCTACTTCACTGGCCTGGAGCTCCCAGGGGAGCTAAAGCTGGATGCGCCCTACAACTTCAATCACCCTTTCTCCATCAACAACCTGATGTCGGAACAGTCGCCAGCACCCCCCAAACTGGACGTGGGATTTGGGGGCTAcggggcagagggtggggagcCTGGGGTCTACTACCAGGGCCTCTATTCCCGCTCTCTGCTTAACGCATCctagcaggggtggggtgggagcgtGCTGGGTGGGATATGGCTGTACCTCATATCATCGGGCTCTCGGGGCCTGACCTTCCCCGGAGACACCTTGCTCACCCAGTCTGTCAACATCTTGGTTGGTCTACTGCTCACCGTGGTGACTGCCATCACTGTGGGCATCGTGTTGATCCACTGAGTACTATGATAGCTGCCACTGACATCATGGTGGGCCCACTGAGTACTGTGAAGACTGCCATACTGATTGATGTGATGAGGTTGACCTGTTGGGTCTTCAGATGGCCACCCTCTGGGATGACTTCTTGGTTGGCCCCTTGGGTGCTGTGATGCCCAGCCTCTTGGCTGAGCCTCTAGATGTGATGGTGGCACCATTTTGGTTATGTCTTTGGCCCATTGGTGCTACGATGGCCACCATATTGACGGTCTGCCATCACCCGTGTACCGCTGTGCAACATAATGGCCACCACAGCCCCGGTGTTAGCCATGTCATCCCTGTCTCTGGTGTGAGCTGAGTGAGGGGTAGAGATGAGGATACtccttgtttgttgttgttgttgttgttttttcctggaGCCCATTCTCCCTCTGATCCAGGAGAAACCAGAAAGGACTGGTTAGGGTGTGGTGGATTTCTACTAAAGTCTGGTTCTTGCCGGGGAAGGGGGATACTGGCTGTGTTTGACCATTAAAGGCACCATTTCTGCCTCTTATTGAATGTATCTTTTCCTTAGCCAGTGGGCCCTTCGAGGCTGAAACAACTGAATTGCTGTGTCCtgtcccctctccttcctgcccccaaGAGCCGTTTGCCTCTGggggaagggctgggggaggCATCGACCTGACCTTTGGCTCTTTGCTGTCCCTGACCCCAAGGACAGTTTGCTCACAGATAGCAGCCCCCGCAGCCATGGGGCCGGGGCAGCAGGCGGAGGTGGCTCTGAAGTGACCAAGgccatctccccacccccactctctcGACACATGCCTCTAGCACTGAGGTTTAGAGAGCCCTGGGACCGCTCAATTTTTGGTTAagctggaggggaggaggaggaggaggaggaggagggacaaaCGAGGTGCCAACTGaaggagactgtgtgtgtgtgtgtgtgtgtgtgtgtgtgtgcacgcgc from Bos javanicus breed banteng chromosome 18, ARS-OSU_banteng_1.0, whole genome shotgun sequence harbors:
- the FOXA3 gene encoding hepatocyte nuclear factor 3-gamma isoform X2; the encoded protein is MSCGRWKTPLYARESNQVKKVYSPVTPVPTMAPLNSYMTLNPLSSPYPPGGLPASPLPTGPLAPPAPTAPLGPTFPGLGASTGGGSSSGYGGPGPGLVHGKEMPKGYRRPLAHAKPPYSYISLITMAIQQAPGKMLTLSEIYQWIMDLFPYYRENQQRWQNSIRHSLSFNDCFVKVARSPDKPGKGSYWALHPSSGNMFENGCYLRRQKRFKLEEKVKKGGGGSSASRNSAGSASTATAPAATVASTPQPQPPPPEPEAQGGDEVGALDCGSPAAPSTPYFTGLELPGELKLDAPYNFNHPFSINNLMSEQSPAPPKLDVGFGGYGAEGGEPGVYYQGLYSRSLLNAS
- the FOXA3 gene encoding hepatocyte nuclear factor 3-gamma isoform X1, which gives rise to MLGSVKMEAHDLAEWSYYPEAGEVYSPVTPVPTMAPLNSYMTLNPLSSPYPPGGLPASPLPTGPLAPPAPTAPLGPTFPGLGASTGGGSSSGYGGPGPGLVHGKEMPKGYRRPLAHAKPPYSYISLITMAIQQAPGKMLTLSEIYQWIMDLFPYYRENQQRWQNSIRHSLSFNDCFVKVARSPDKPGKGSYWALHPSSGNMFENGCYLRRQKRFKLEEKVKKGGGGSSASRNSAGSASTATAPAATVASTPQPQPPPPEPEAQGGDEVGALDCGSPAAPSTPYFTGLELPGELKLDAPYNFNHPFSINNLMSEQSPAPPKLDVGFGGYGAEGGEPGVYYQGLYSRSLLNAS